A single region of the Thermoanaerobaculia bacterium genome encodes:
- a CDS encoding RluA family pseudouridine synthase, with product MTLRRFDVGRASSGRRLDRFLAAVCGDISRSRLQRLIEDGAVRVDGAVERRASRTTADGQTVELQLPESPPKTALVAEDIPLEILYEDDQLLILNKPPGLVVHPAPGHHSGTVANAILHHCRENLPAGGDPLRPGIVHRLDRETSGALVVAKTDRAHESLARQMKKRQIRKEYVALAAGRPPLRKGSIELAIGRDPRDRKRMKGFAAPAPPAIREAKTLYAIEREWPALDLALLRLTLVTGRTHQIRVHLAAIRCPVIGDPVYGRPRYETVRDPGLKRLLASFPRQALHAERIAFLHPVTRVAVDVTAPWPEDLRVLLAALPG from the coding sequence ATGACCCTTCGCCGCTTCGACGTCGGCCGCGCGAGCTCCGGCCGCCGTCTCGACCGCTTTCTCGCCGCCGTCTGCGGCGACATCTCCCGCTCCCGGCTCCAGCGGCTGATCGAAGACGGCGCGGTCCGCGTCGACGGAGCGGTCGAACGGCGCGCGTCGAGGACGACCGCCGACGGGCAGACGGTCGAGCTCCAGCTTCCGGAATCGCCGCCGAAAACCGCGCTCGTGGCGGAGGACATTCCGCTCGAGATCCTGTACGAGGACGACCAGCTCCTGATCCTGAACAAGCCCCCCGGGCTCGTCGTCCATCCGGCCCCCGGACACCACTCCGGGACCGTCGCGAACGCGATCCTCCACCACTGCCGGGAGAACCTGCCGGCGGGAGGCGATCCGCTCCGCCCCGGCATCGTGCACCGGCTCGATCGCGAGACGTCGGGCGCTCTCGTCGTCGCCAAGACCGATCGCGCGCACGAGTCGCTCGCCCGGCAGATGAAGAAGCGGCAGATCCGGAAGGAGTACGTCGCGCTCGCCGCGGGACGCCCGCCGCTCCGGAAGGGATCGATCGAGCTCGCGATCGGGCGCGACCCGAGGGATCGGAAGCGCATGAAGGGTTTCGCCGCTCCCGCGCCGCCGGCGATCCGCGAGGCGAAGACGCTCTACGCGATCGAGCGGGAGTGGCCGGCGCTCGATCTCGCGCTGCTCCGGTTGACGCTCGTCACCGGGCGGACGCACCAGATCCGCGTCCATCTCGCCGCGATTCGCTGTCCGGTCATCGGCGATCCCGTTTACGGCCGCCCGCGGTACGAAACGGTGCGCGACCCCGGGTTGAAGCGCCTGCTCGCGTCGTTCCCCCGGCAGGCGCTCCATGCCGAACGGATCGCGTTCCTCCACCCGGTCACCCGGGTCGCGGTCGACGTCACCGCGCCGTGGCCCGAGGACCTGCGCGTGCTCCTGGCGGCGCTACCCGGCTGA
- the lgt gene encoding prolipoprotein diacylglyceryl transferase, translating to MHPKLVTIGAFYLPTYGVMLAIAYLVAIALLTKKAEREGLPKNEISDLSIAILAAAILGAKALLAIVDFKEYLADPASASELIRSGGVFQGGLIAATAVGLWYIRRHRLPAWRITDMAAPSIALGEAIGRWGCLAAGCCYGKPTNVPWAITFRNPFAHDAVGTPLNVPLHPTQIYLSINALILFAICEWVYRRKTFDGEVFWVYVLGYALTRGVIEEFRGDLVRGFVIPGVLSTAQFIGILMAIASIVMLLVLRRRGAAAAQEI from the coding sequence ATGCACCCGAAGCTCGTCACGATCGGCGCCTTCTATCTCCCGACCTACGGGGTGATGCTCGCGATCGCCTACCTCGTCGCGATCGCGCTCCTGACGAAGAAGGCGGAGCGGGAGGGTCTCCCGAAGAACGAGATTTCGGATCTCTCGATCGCGATCCTCGCGGCGGCCATCCTGGGCGCCAAGGCCCTGCTCGCGATCGTCGACTTCAAGGAATACCTCGCCGACCCGGCGAGCGCGTCGGAGCTGATCCGTTCGGGAGGCGTGTTCCAGGGCGGCCTCATCGCCGCGACGGCCGTCGGACTCTGGTACATCCGCCGCCACCGCCTCCCGGCGTGGCGAATCACCGACATGGCGGCGCCTTCGATCGCGCTCGGGGAGGCGATCGGCCGGTGGGGATGCCTCGCGGCGGGCTGCTGCTACGGAAAACCGACGAACGTCCCGTGGGCGATCACGTTCCGGAATCCGTTCGCGCACGACGCCGTCGGGACGCCGCTCAACGTCCCGCTCCATCCGACGCAGATCTACCTCTCGATCAACGCGCTCATCCTCTTCGCGATCTGCGAATGGGTGTACCGGCGCAAGACGTTCGACGGCGAGGTCTTCTGGGTCTACGTGCTCGGGTACGCGCTCACCCGCGGGGTGATCGAGGAGTTCCGGGGCGACCTCGTCCGCGGGTTCGTCATCCCGGGGGTCCTCTCGACCGCCCAGTTCATCGGAATCCTGATGGCGATCGCCTCGATCGTGATGCTCCTCGTCCTGCGCCGCCGGGGCGCGGCGGCCGCCCAGGAGATCTGA
- the lspA gene encoding signal peptidase II, with translation MKKAILSENTLYRSGYLLVSVAVLFLDQWSKGTITRALGLHESREVLGDFFLLTSVRNSGAAFGLFANVESSLKSIFLNAVAVAAFVAVSLYAFRSHFKSVRLQLGLALVLGGAVGNLVDRVRFGYVVDFLLFGLRGHYWPAFNVADSAICVGVGLLALDMLRQKAPVSPAPGAP, from the coding sequence GTGAAGAAGGCGATCCTTTCCGAGAACACGCTCTACCGCTCGGGGTACCTCCTCGTCTCCGTCGCGGTCCTCTTCCTCGACCAGTGGAGCAAGGGGACGATCACCCGGGCGCTCGGTCTCCACGAATCGCGGGAGGTCCTCGGCGATTTCTTCCTGCTGACCTCGGTGCGGAATTCGGGCGCCGCCTTCGGGCTCTTCGCCAACGTCGAATCGTCGCTGAAGTCGATCTTCCTGAACGCGGTCGCCGTGGCGGCGTTCGTCGCCGTCAGCCTCTACGCGTTCCGCTCGCACTTCAAGAGCGTCCGCCTGCAGCTCGGCCTCGCGCTCGTTCTGGGCGGAGCGGTCGGGAACCTGGTCGACCGGGTCCGCTTCGGGTACGTCGTCGACTTCCTCCTGTTCGGCCTCCGGGGACATTACTGGCCCGCGTTCAACGTCGCCGACTCGGCCATCTGCGTCGGGGTGGGGCTCCTGGCGCTCGACATGCTCCGCCAGAAGGCGCCCGTCTCCCCGGCTCCCGGCGCGCCATGA
- the ald gene encoding alanine dehydrogenase yields the protein MIVGLPKEIKDNENRVGLVPAGVAALTKGGHEVVVERNAGVGSGIDDSEYVAAGGRVVGTADEVFSRAEMIVKVKEPIEPEYGRMRAGQILYTYLHLAPAGRLTDVLLERKVTGVAYETITGRNGTLPLLTPMSEVAGRMSVHVGAYYLQKSNGGRGVLLSGVPGVPPADVVIIGGGVVGTNAARIASGMGADVTILEMSPDRMRELDDIFLGRVKTVASNPHTLEEGCRRADLLVGAVLIPGAAAPKLVTRDLIGVMKKGAVAVDVAVDQGGCFETTHATTHSDPVYTVDGVIHYCVANMPGAVARTSTFALTNSTLRYALELANKGFARAVSENRNLAEGVNTFDGRITYEAVAQAQGKPFTPLSALLKGVAAARA from the coding sequence ATGATCGTCGGCCTCCCGAAAGAGATCAAGGACAACGAGAACCGCGTCGGGCTCGTCCCGGCGGGCGTGGCCGCCCTCACGAAGGGAGGACACGAGGTCGTCGTCGAGAGAAACGCCGGGGTCGGATCCGGCATCGACGACTCCGAATACGTGGCGGCCGGCGGCCGCGTCGTCGGCACCGCCGACGAGGTGTTCTCGCGGGCCGAGATGATCGTGAAGGTGAAGGAGCCGATCGAACCGGAATACGGGCGCATGCGCGCCGGCCAGATCCTCTATACGTACCTGCACCTCGCCCCGGCGGGCAGGCTGACCGACGTGCTCCTCGAGCGCAAGGTGACCGGCGTCGCCTACGAGACGATCACGGGGAGGAACGGAACGCTTCCGCTCCTGACCCCGATGTCCGAAGTCGCGGGCCGGATGTCCGTGCACGTCGGGGCGTACTACCTCCAGAAATCGAACGGCGGGCGCGGCGTGCTCCTCTCCGGGGTGCCGGGCGTTCCCCCGGCCGACGTCGTGATCATCGGCGGGGGCGTCGTCGGAACGAACGCGGCGCGGATCGCGTCCGGCATGGGCGCGGACGTGACGATCCTGGAGATGTCGCCGGACCGGATGCGCGAGCTCGACGACATCTTCCTCGGCCGCGTGAAGACGGTCGCGTCGAACCCGCACACCCTCGAGGAGGGATGCCGGCGCGCGGATCTCCTCGTCGGGGCCGTTCTGATCCCCGGGGCGGCCGCGCCGAAGCTGGTGACCCGCGACCTGATCGGGGTCATGAAGAAGGGCGCCGTCGCGGTCGACGTCGCGGTCGACCAGGGCGGCTGCTTCGAGACGACGCACGCCACGACCCACTCCGATCCGGTCTACACGGTCGACGGGGTCATCCACTACTGCGTCGCGAACATGCCCGGCGCGGTCGCCCGGACATCGACCTTCGCGCTCACGAATTCGACCCTCCGCTACGCCCTGGAGCTGGCGAACAAGGGATTCGCCCGGGCCGTCTCGGAAAACCGCAACCTCGCGGAAGGCGTGAACACCTTCGACGGGCGGATCACGTACGAGGCGGTCGCGCAGGCGCAGGGGAAACCCTTCACTCCGCTCTCGGCTCTTCTCAAGGGCGTCGCGGCGGCGCGCGCGTAG